In one Magallana gigas chromosome 7, xbMagGiga1.1, whole genome shotgun sequence genomic region, the following are encoded:
- the LOC105331834 gene encoding geranylgeranyl pyrophosphate synthase has product MSEKQDVNEKVLLEPYSYICQIPGKKVRTKLSAAFNCWLQIPEEKLKLIGEVTQMLHNASLLIDDIEDNSNLRRGIPVAHNIYGVPQTINSANYVYFLGLEKVLQLDHPESTKVFTAQLLELHRGQGMDIYWRDAVVCPTEEEYKAMVIKKTGGLFGLAVGLMQLFSDCKKDFVPLLNALGLYFQIRDDYANLYSKEYEANKSYCEDLTEGKFSFPIIHAIRSSKDDTQVINILRQRTTDNDVKKYCVECLHRLGSFEYTKEILIQLENSIFELIEEHGGNPILTALINELKKVYRGSQ; this is encoded by the exons ATGAGCGAAAAACAAGATGTCAATGAAAAA GTGCTACTGGAGCCCTACAGCTACATATGCCAGATACCAGGGAAGAAAGTCAGGACCAAGCTATCAGCA GCTTTTAACTGTTGGCTTCAAATACCTGAGGAGAAGTTAAAACTGATAGGGGAGGTTACTCAGATGCTGCATAATGCAAGTTTATT AATTGATGACATTGAggataattcaaatttaagaagAGGCATACCAG TTGCTCACAATATATATGGAGTGCCACAGACTATAAATTCTGCCAATTATGTTTACTTCCTGGGTTTAGAAAAAGTTCTTCAGCTGGACCATCCAGAGAGCACAAAAGTTTTTACag CTCAGCTATTGGAACTGCATCGTGGGCAAGGTATGGACATTTACTGGAGGGATGCAGTGGTGTGTCCCACAGAGGAGGAGTACAAGGCCATGGTTATAAAAA AAACTGGAGGACTATTTGGTTTAGCTGTTGGATTAATGCAACTCTTTAGTGACTGTAAAAA agatTTTGTTCCACTATTAAATGCTCTAGGCTTGTATTTCCAAATACGAGATGATTATGCTAATCTGTACTCTAAAGAG TATGAAGCCAACAAGAGTTACTGCGAGGACCTGACAGAGGGCAAGTTTTCCTTCCCCATCATCCACGCCATCAGAAGCAGTAAGGATGACACACAGGTCATAA ATATATTGAGACAGCGAACTACAGACAATGATGTCAAGAAGTACTGTGTAGAGTGTCTACATCGACTAGGCTCTTTTGAATACACTAAAGAAATCTTAATACAATTGGAAAACAG cATTTTTGAGCTGATAGAAGAACATGGGGGTAATCCTATACTGACAGCATTAATTAATGAACTGAAGAAAGTATACAGAGGATCTCAATGA
- the LOC105331703 gene encoding uncharacterized protein DDB_G0286299 isoform X1 yields the protein MCRMGVWIFCVLCVCCDLTWSFPTRPPSEPRKEEFLMPDSHHNQLIETIEAGKNNTLNLIQEVAHSDLHTEPNPSSDSVLKVIEYSKTKPNKFQTDSIKGSEWKKAGLIFEYSAKKSGKPESLSLSRREALQQADVAEGDASWSTMVLTIASTLVALFSMSVLVAVFQCCCRRRKRNSSPEIDNNEEKQPADDQNKNNEKPGKEEDIKQNNVEKKTGEDSKENTDEKLSFKDKLKAFEKKDESKEAQHRPGPTPKKRPQSEAFKAFEAKGLPIMGMPKGQGPRFPKPKDPQNEKEEAEVTLRPKITVTLSPDAVSDSGSYKQPDNPDVVIADEDEDDSEFGAIKRETAVLRSYRKAPPPKNRNRSSAAFRRKNAQQSTANLFDDLDIISEDTESEPLLTPDDKRHQKKEDAVNSSDKTDQEPDQSKKKILVPKERSRSKTPEKLDSKNSSEKSAPKTVSEKPGSKTFDKNGSKTPNGTGSKTPDTPGSKTPDKSGSKTPDKAGSKTPDKAGSKTPIKERSKTPDRSGSKTPEEKLTIGNSRDPDSQPSAASPLGGNIFAQIDPTVKKSSPAPSTPSSLDTRSRADKVKSSPGFLEDDKLMKALNERLKAQQDGNDDKQHNRRSLNTDL from the exons ATGTGTAGGATGGGGGTATGGATATTCTGTGTGTTGTGTGTGTGCTGTGATTTGACATGGAGCTTTCCTACACGACCCCCTAGTGAGCCTAGAAAGGAGGAATTTCTCATGCCTGATTCACATCACAATCAACTCATTGAAACCATTGAAGCTGGTAAAAATAATACTCTTAACCTGATTCAGGAAGTTGCTCATTCAGATTTGCACACAGAACCTAACCCTTCCAGTGATTCGGTTTTAAAGGTAATTGAATATtccaaaacaaaaccaaacaaatttCAGACAGATTCTATAAAAGGAAGTGAATGGAAAAAAGCTGGTTTGATTTTTGAATATAGTGCAAAGAAATCTGGCAAACCCGAGTCTCTTTCGTTATCCCGGAGAGAAGCACTTCAGCAAGCGGATGTTGCCGAGGGAGATGCTTCGTGGTCTACCATGGTGTTGACTATAGCTAGCACCTTAGTAGCACTGTTCAGTATGTCAGTCCTTGTAGCAGTTTTCCAGTGTTGTTGTCGCCGGAGGAAACGGAATTCTTCTCCAGAAATCGACAACAATGAAGAGAAACAACCAGCAGACGATCAAAACAAGAACAACGAAAAACCCGGCAAGGAGGAAGAcatcaaacaaaacaatgtGGAGAAAAAAACAGG GGAAGATTCGAAGGAAAATACAGatgaaaaattatcattcaaaGATAAATTAAAAGCCTTTGAGAAGAAGGATGAATCTAAAGAGGCCCAACACCGACCTGGCCCCACCCCAAAGAAACGACCCCAGAGTGAGGCATTCAAGGCCTTTGAAGCCAAGGGCCTTCCTATCATGGGGATGCCAAAG ggTCAAGGACCCCGATTTCCAAAACCGAAGGACCCTCAGAATGAAAAGGAGGAGGCTGAAGTGACACTGAGGCCCAAGATAACGGTCACTCTGTCCCCCGACGCTGTCTCTGACTCAGG AAGCTACAAACAGCCAGACAACCCTGATGTTGTGATTGCTGATGAAGATGAGGATGACTCCGAGTTTGGAGCCATCAAAAGAGAAACTGCAGTTCTGAGATCA TATCGGAAAGCCCCTCCACCCAAAAACAGAAACCGCTCCTCTGCAGCGTTCAGGCGGAAAAATGCCCAGCAGTCCACAGCAAATCTT TTTGACGACTTGGACATA ATCAGTGAGGATACAGAATCAGAGCCCCTTCTAACTCCGGATGACAAAAGACACCAAAAGAAGGAGGATGCTGTGAACAGTTCAGACAAGACAGATCAAGAGCCagatcaaagtaaaaaaaagattCTAGTGCCCAAAGAACGATCTCGCTCAAAGACTCCTGAAAAACTAGACTCTAAAAATTCCTCAGAAAAAAGTGCTCCAAAAACTGTCTCTGAAAAGCCAGGTTCCAagacatttgataaaaatggtTCCAAGACCCCAAACGGTACAGGTTCAAAGACTCCAGACACACCAGGATCCAAAACTCCAGATAAATCTGGATCCAAAACTCCAGATAAAGCAGGTTCCAAAACTCCAGATAAGGCAGGTTCCAAAACTCCCATCAAAGAACGTTCGAAAACACCAGACCGATCTGGTAGTAAAACTCCTGAAGAAAAATTGACCATTGGGAATAGCAGGGATCCTGACTCCCAGCCTAGTGCTGCCTCTCCATTGGGAGGGAATATATTCGCCCAAATAGACCCCACAGTGAAAAAGTCCTCACCTGCTCCATCCACTCCCTCCAGTCTAG ATACAAGGAGCCGTGCTGACAAGGTTAAATCCTCCCCTGGGTTCCTTGAGGATGATAAACTAATGAAAG cTCTGAATGAAAGATTAAAAGCACAGCAAGAC GGAAATGATGACAAGCAGCACAACCGTCGCTCGCTTAATACAGATCTGTGA
- the LOC105331703 gene encoding uncharacterized protein DDB_G0286299 isoform X3, with protein MCRMGVWIFCVLCVCCDLTWSFPTRPPSEPRKEEFLMPDSHHNQLIETIEAGKNNTLNLIQEVAHSDLHTEPNPSSDSVLKVIEYSKTKPNKFQTDSIKGSEWKKAGLIFEYSAKKSGKPESLSLSRREALQQADVAEGDASWSTMVLTIASTLVALFSMSVLVAVFQCCCRRRKRNSSPEIDNNEEKQPADDQNKNNEKPGKEEDIKQNNVEKKTGEDSKENTDEKLSFKDKLKAFEKKDESKEAQHRPGPTPKKRPQSEAFKAFEAKGLPIMGMPKGQGPRFPKPKDPQNEKEEAEVTLRPKITVTLSPDAVSDSGSYKQPDNPDVVIADEDEDDSEFGAIKRETAVLRSYRKAPPPKNRNRSSAAFRRKNAQQSTANLFDDLDIISEDTESEPLLTPDDKRHQKKEDAVNSSDKTDQEPDQSKKKILVPKERSRSKTPEKLDSKNSSEKSAPKTVSEKPGSKTFDKNGSKTPNGTGSKTPDTPGSKTPDKSGSKTPDKAGSKTPDKAGSKTPIKERSKTPDRSGSKTPEEKLTIGNSRDPDSQPSAASPLGGNIFAQIDPTVKKSSPAPSTPSSLDTRSRADKVKSSPGFLEDDKLMKGK; from the exons ATGTGTAGGATGGGGGTATGGATATTCTGTGTGTTGTGTGTGTGCTGTGATTTGACATGGAGCTTTCCTACACGACCCCCTAGTGAGCCTAGAAAGGAGGAATTTCTCATGCCTGATTCACATCACAATCAACTCATTGAAACCATTGAAGCTGGTAAAAATAATACTCTTAACCTGATTCAGGAAGTTGCTCATTCAGATTTGCACACAGAACCTAACCCTTCCAGTGATTCGGTTTTAAAGGTAATTGAATATtccaaaacaaaaccaaacaaatttCAGACAGATTCTATAAAAGGAAGTGAATGGAAAAAAGCTGGTTTGATTTTTGAATATAGTGCAAAGAAATCTGGCAAACCCGAGTCTCTTTCGTTATCCCGGAGAGAAGCACTTCAGCAAGCGGATGTTGCCGAGGGAGATGCTTCGTGGTCTACCATGGTGTTGACTATAGCTAGCACCTTAGTAGCACTGTTCAGTATGTCAGTCCTTGTAGCAGTTTTCCAGTGTTGTTGTCGCCGGAGGAAACGGAATTCTTCTCCAGAAATCGACAACAATGAAGAGAAACAACCAGCAGACGATCAAAACAAGAACAACGAAAAACCCGGCAAGGAGGAAGAcatcaaacaaaacaatgtGGAGAAAAAAACAGG GGAAGATTCGAAGGAAAATACAGatgaaaaattatcattcaaaGATAAATTAAAAGCCTTTGAGAAGAAGGATGAATCTAAAGAGGCCCAACACCGACCTGGCCCCACCCCAAAGAAACGACCCCAGAGTGAGGCATTCAAGGCCTTTGAAGCCAAGGGCCTTCCTATCATGGGGATGCCAAAG ggTCAAGGACCCCGATTTCCAAAACCGAAGGACCCTCAGAATGAAAAGGAGGAGGCTGAAGTGACACTGAGGCCCAAGATAACGGTCACTCTGTCCCCCGACGCTGTCTCTGACTCAGG AAGCTACAAACAGCCAGACAACCCTGATGTTGTGATTGCTGATGAAGATGAGGATGACTCCGAGTTTGGAGCCATCAAAAGAGAAACTGCAGTTCTGAGATCA TATCGGAAAGCCCCTCCACCCAAAAACAGAAACCGCTCCTCTGCAGCGTTCAGGCGGAAAAATGCCCAGCAGTCCACAGCAAATCTT TTTGACGACTTGGACATA ATCAGTGAGGATACAGAATCAGAGCCCCTTCTAACTCCGGATGACAAAAGACACCAAAAGAAGGAGGATGCTGTGAACAGTTCAGACAAGACAGATCAAGAGCCagatcaaagtaaaaaaaagattCTAGTGCCCAAAGAACGATCTCGCTCAAAGACTCCTGAAAAACTAGACTCTAAAAATTCCTCAGAAAAAAGTGCTCCAAAAACTGTCTCTGAAAAGCCAGGTTCCAagacatttgataaaaatggtTCCAAGACCCCAAACGGTACAGGTTCAAAGACTCCAGACACACCAGGATCCAAAACTCCAGATAAATCTGGATCCAAAACTCCAGATAAAGCAGGTTCCAAAACTCCAGATAAGGCAGGTTCCAAAACTCCCATCAAAGAACGTTCGAAAACACCAGACCGATCTGGTAGTAAAACTCCTGAAGAAAAATTGACCATTGGGAATAGCAGGGATCCTGACTCCCAGCCTAGTGCTGCCTCTCCATTGGGAGGGAATATATTCGCCCAAATAGACCCCACAGTGAAAAAGTCCTCACCTGCTCCATCCACTCCCTCCAGTCTAG ATACAAGGAGCCGTGCTGACAAGGTTAAATCCTCCCCTGGGTTCCTTGAGGATGATAAACTAATGAAAG GGAAATGA
- the LOC105331703 gene encoding uncharacterized protein DDB_G0286299 isoform X2 produces the protein MCRMGVWIFCVLCVCCDLTWSFPTRPPSEPRKEEFLMPDSHHNQLIETIEAGKNNTLNLIQEVAHSDLHTEPNPSSDSVLKVIEYSKTKPNKFQTDSIKGSEWKKAGLIFEYSAKKSGKPESLSLSRREALQQADVAEGDASWSTMVLTIASTLVALFSMSVLVAVFQCCCRRRKRNSSPEIDNNEEKQPADDQNKNNEKPGKEEDIKQNNVEKKTGEDSKENTDEKLSFKDKLKAFEKKDESKEAQHRPGPTPKKRPQSEAFKAFEAKGLPIMGMPKGQGPRFPKPKDPQNEKEEAEVTLRPKITVTLSPDAVSDSGSYKQPDNPDVVIADEDEDDSEFGAIKRETAVLRSYRKAPPPKNRNRSSAAFRRKNAQQSTANLISEDTESEPLLTPDDKRHQKKEDAVNSSDKTDQEPDQSKKKILVPKERSRSKTPEKLDSKNSSEKSAPKTVSEKPGSKTFDKNGSKTPNGTGSKTPDTPGSKTPDKSGSKTPDKAGSKTPDKAGSKTPIKERSKTPDRSGSKTPEEKLTIGNSRDPDSQPSAASPLGGNIFAQIDPTVKKSSPAPSTPSSLDTRSRADKVKSSPGFLEDDKLMKALNERLKAQQDGNDDKQHNRRSLNTDL, from the exons ATGTGTAGGATGGGGGTATGGATATTCTGTGTGTTGTGTGTGTGCTGTGATTTGACATGGAGCTTTCCTACACGACCCCCTAGTGAGCCTAGAAAGGAGGAATTTCTCATGCCTGATTCACATCACAATCAACTCATTGAAACCATTGAAGCTGGTAAAAATAATACTCTTAACCTGATTCAGGAAGTTGCTCATTCAGATTTGCACACAGAACCTAACCCTTCCAGTGATTCGGTTTTAAAGGTAATTGAATATtccaaaacaaaaccaaacaaatttCAGACAGATTCTATAAAAGGAAGTGAATGGAAAAAAGCTGGTTTGATTTTTGAATATAGTGCAAAGAAATCTGGCAAACCCGAGTCTCTTTCGTTATCCCGGAGAGAAGCACTTCAGCAAGCGGATGTTGCCGAGGGAGATGCTTCGTGGTCTACCATGGTGTTGACTATAGCTAGCACCTTAGTAGCACTGTTCAGTATGTCAGTCCTTGTAGCAGTTTTCCAGTGTTGTTGTCGCCGGAGGAAACGGAATTCTTCTCCAGAAATCGACAACAATGAAGAGAAACAACCAGCAGACGATCAAAACAAGAACAACGAAAAACCCGGCAAGGAGGAAGAcatcaaacaaaacaatgtGGAGAAAAAAACAGG GGAAGATTCGAAGGAAAATACAGatgaaaaattatcattcaaaGATAAATTAAAAGCCTTTGAGAAGAAGGATGAATCTAAAGAGGCCCAACACCGACCTGGCCCCACCCCAAAGAAACGACCCCAGAGTGAGGCATTCAAGGCCTTTGAAGCCAAGGGCCTTCCTATCATGGGGATGCCAAAG ggTCAAGGACCCCGATTTCCAAAACCGAAGGACCCTCAGAATGAAAAGGAGGAGGCTGAAGTGACACTGAGGCCCAAGATAACGGTCACTCTGTCCCCCGACGCTGTCTCTGACTCAGG AAGCTACAAACAGCCAGACAACCCTGATGTTGTGATTGCTGATGAAGATGAGGATGACTCCGAGTTTGGAGCCATCAAAAGAGAAACTGCAGTTCTGAGATCA TATCGGAAAGCCCCTCCACCCAAAAACAGAAACCGCTCCTCTGCAGCGTTCAGGCGGAAAAATGCCCAGCAGTCCACAGCAAATCTT ATCAGTGAGGATACAGAATCAGAGCCCCTTCTAACTCCGGATGACAAAAGACACCAAAAGAAGGAGGATGCTGTGAACAGTTCAGACAAGACAGATCAAGAGCCagatcaaagtaaaaaaaagattCTAGTGCCCAAAGAACGATCTCGCTCAAAGACTCCTGAAAAACTAGACTCTAAAAATTCCTCAGAAAAAAGTGCTCCAAAAACTGTCTCTGAAAAGCCAGGTTCCAagacatttgataaaaatggtTCCAAGACCCCAAACGGTACAGGTTCAAAGACTCCAGACACACCAGGATCCAAAACTCCAGATAAATCTGGATCCAAAACTCCAGATAAAGCAGGTTCCAAAACTCCAGATAAGGCAGGTTCCAAAACTCCCATCAAAGAACGTTCGAAAACACCAGACCGATCTGGTAGTAAAACTCCTGAAGAAAAATTGACCATTGGGAATAGCAGGGATCCTGACTCCCAGCCTAGTGCTGCCTCTCCATTGGGAGGGAATATATTCGCCCAAATAGACCCCACAGTGAAAAAGTCCTCACCTGCTCCATCCACTCCCTCCAGTCTAG ATACAAGGAGCCGTGCTGACAAGGTTAAATCCTCCCCTGGGTTCCTTGAGGATGATAAACTAATGAAAG cTCTGAATGAAAGATTAAAAGCACAGCAAGAC GGAAATGATGACAAGCAGCACAACCGTCGCTCGCTTAATACAGATCTGTGA